One Deltaproteobacteria bacterium genomic window, CAGTCGCGCGAGGGTGGTCTTTCCGGAGCCCGGCGGTCCCCAGAAGATGCAGGAGGGCAGCTTCCCCTTCGCGGCGAGCAGCGGCCCGAGCGGCCCGCCGGGGCCGAGCAGGTGCGCCTGCCCCGCGAACTCCTCCAGCCGCCGCGGCCGCATCCGCTCGGCGAGCGGGGCGTCGGGCGCCGCTTGCGGTGTGGCCGCGGGTTCACGCGGGAAGAGATCCACGACGGGAGTCTAGCTTGCCCGCCGCCGGGGTGGGACGTATCGTCGGAAGCCGCATGGGGGGCTGGAAGCGAATCGCGCTCACCGTGAAGGCTGGCCGGGCGCCTGACCCGACCGGAGTCGGCGCGCTCGTGGCGCGAATCGTCGCGCTGCTCCGCTCGAATGGCGTCGAGGTCGCGCTCGACGACGCCGCTGCGAGTCACGCGGGCGCGGCCCGTGGACGCAAGCTCGAGCAGATCGTCGACGGCGCGGACCTGCTCGTCGTGCTCGGCGGCGATGGCTCGGTGCTCGCCGGCGTGCGCGCGGTGGGCGCGCGATCGATTCCGGTCCTCGCGGTGAACCTGGGCCGACTCGGCTTCCTCACCGCGGTGAATCCCGACGAGGCCGAGGCCGCGCTGGTCGCGCTGCTTCGCGGCGAACACCAGATCGTCGAGCGCATGCGCTTCGAGGTGACACACATTCGCGACGGTCGGCCGCTGCTTCGCGAGCTGGTGCTGAACGACGCGGTGATCACGAAGGGCTCCGCGCTGGCCAGGCTGATCGAGCTCGAGGCTCACGTCGACGGCCGGCTCGTGTCGAGCTACCGCTCCGACGGGCTGATCGTCGCCACGCCGACCGGCTCGACCGCGTACAACCTCTCGGCCGGCGGCCCGATCGTCGATCCGCGCGTGGCGGCTGCGGTCCTGAATCCGATCTGCCCGCACACCCTGAGCCTGAGGCCGCTGGTTCTGCCCGACGATCGCGAGATCCTGGTGCGACTGAGGTCGCCCGAAGACGCGACGCTCACGCTCGACGGCCAGGTCGGAGCCACGCTGCAATCCGGCGACGAGGTGCGCGTGGTGAAGGCGCGCGAGCCGGCGCGTTTCGTCGCCACGCCACCTCACGACCACTTCGAGATGCTGCGCACGAAGCTCGGCTGGGGCGCTTCTTGATCGAGACCCTTCGCGTGCGGAACCTGGTCACGATCGAGTCGTTGGAGCTCGAGCTCGGTCCGGGCCTCACGGTCGTCACCGGTGAGACCGGCGCGGGAAAATCGGTACTTCTCGGCGCCATCGCGCTGCTCTCCGGCCAGCGGGTCGGTGCGGAGCTCTTGCGCGCCGGCGCCGCCGACGCGTCCGTCGAGGCGCTGCTTCGCTCTCCGGCGCTGCTGGCGCGCGCGCGGGAGCTCGGTCTCGCGGGAGAAGACGACGAGGAGCTTCTCGTCACGAGGACGCTCGCGCGCGAGGGCCGCGGCAAGGTGTTCGTGAACGGGAAGCTCGCGACCGTCGCGCTGCTCGCCGAGCTCGTCGGCGAAGCGCTCGAGATCACCAGCCAGGGCGAGCACCAGCGCCTGCTGCGGCCCGAGGCGCAGGCGGGGCTGCTCGACGCGTACGCGGAGCTTGGCGGCGCCGCGGGCGAGGTCGCCGACCTCTACCGGCGCTGGCGTGAGCTGGCGGGCGCGATCGCCGCGCGGAGGCGCGACCGCGAAGCGATCGCCCGGCGCGAGGACCAGCTGCGCTACGAGATCGATCAGATCGATCGCGCCGCGCCGACCGCGGGAGAGCTCGAGGAGATCGGCGCCGAGCACTCCCGGCTCGCGCACGTCGATCGTCTGGCGCAGGCGAGCGCGCTGGCGCTGGAGTGCCTCGATGGCGACGACGGGCTGCGCGAGAAGCTCGGCACCGCGCGCGCGGTGCTCCGCGGCCTGGCCGAGCTCGATGCGGAGCTGGCCGAGCCGGAGGCCGCGCTCGAGCGCGCGCGGCTCGAGCTCGACGAGGCCTCGCACTCGCTCTCGCGCTACGCGACGCGGCTCGAGGCGGATCCGGAGCGCCTGGCGCGGGTCGAGCAGCGCATCGCGGAGCTGCGCCGCCTGCTTACGCGCTACGGCGCGACGCTCGAGGACGTGCTCGCGCACCGCGACCGGGCGCGCGAGGAGCTCGGCGGGCTCGCGGGCGGCGACGAACGGACCGCGGAGCTCG contains:
- the recN gene encoding DNA repair protein RecN yields the protein MRRRGARGEGARAGAFRRHATSRPLRDAAHEARLGRFLIETLRVRNLVTIESLELELGPGLTVVTGETGAGKSVLLGAIALLSGQRVGAELLRAGAADASVEALLRSPALLARARELGLAGEDDEELLVTRTLAREGRGKVFVNGKLATVALLAELVGEALEITSQGEHQRLLRPEAQAGLLDAYAELGGAAGEVADLYRRWRELAGAIAARRRDREAIARREDQLRYEIDQIDRAAPTAGELEEIGAEHSRLAHVDRLAQASALALECLDGDDGLREKLGTARAVLRGLAELDAELAEPEAALERARLELDEASHSLSRYATRLEADPERLARVEQRIAELRRLLTRYGATLEDVLAHRDRAREELGGLAGGDERTAELERELLAVAEQLDGRSRALSDARRAAARRLERAVASELSELELGRAKLQVAFEPLAAKGADGLDPPSGPSGRERAVFLLAANPGEAPGRLRDAASGGELSRLLLALRNVLRDADSGGLLLFDEIDAGLGGRTAVRVGERLRALAGRNQVICITHLPQLAALGDAHHRVVKSVRAGRTTTRIELLEGESRVDELARMGGGRVTDAARAHARELLSVGGPDCARRV
- a CDS encoding NAD(+)/NADH kinase; translated protein: MGGWKRIALTVKAGRAPDPTGVGALVARIVALLRSNGVEVALDDAAASHAGAARGRKLEQIVDGADLLVVLGGDGSVLAGVRAVGARSIPVLAVNLGRLGFLTAVNPDEAEAALVALLRGEHQIVERMRFEVTHIRDGRPLLRELVLNDAVITKGSALARLIELEAHVDGRLVSSYRSDGLIVATPTGSTAYNLSAGGPIVDPRVAAAVLNPICPHTLSLRPLVLPDDREILVRLRSPEDATLTLDGQVGATLQSGDEVRVVKAREPARFVATPPHDHFEMLRTKLGWGAS